In Salmo salar chromosome ssa15, Ssal_v3.1, whole genome shotgun sequence, one genomic interval encodes:
- the LOC106572929 gene encoding uncharacterized protein isoform X1 has translation MWTLCLLCVCLSRSSCRDAETAVNVAAEGRAELRRVRNLAAQPRYGECWSNALENIDARCRDFTVDIQSRIALLFTHCHLRKSGRPFPACPEDSEVSSCTKTMDPVAFNAYTEFFTHAHSICRHLQSESWQHQAENTIHRCSGRLTESSAGVVEQLSSTQRMAESLVEAQSVALKSQETIIRNGEELKHTLHHSTQGIRAVFDEMRLSAQEQQVAFSEIFNRVAFLQSFIMSESHTFTSLLYNSLGFLAAFFLTATQRTAPARFVLFGLVVLNVYLERMLCRAVLDSSEPGYQQMEQISLLVSLLRRAMVLVGLLALVYVAVRYRNVTKESLEILTQLKETRTSLELALQKAECLSEAVDRRSSGARGRRSEQQPSRRRENKEENNSTSDFTSEKPYMTHTYDGWQYDSSYSTPGGEETSTPNQCTLPRPQRRSSVSRRAPSSPLVYSIQVEDKQTRYNLRNRRSSVSGLGTERQTEGLTQTD, from the exons ATGTGGACTTTGTGTCTTCTCTGCGTCTGTTTATCACGGTCGTCGTGCCGTGACGCAGAAACAGCTGTTAACGTTGCGGCTGAAGGCAGAGCAGAGCTGCGGAGGGTTCGGAATCTTGCGGCCCAACCGCGCTATGGTGAATGTTGGTCTAATGCGCTGGAGAACATCGACGCGCGTTGCAGAGACTTCACAGTTGACATACAGAGTAGGATTGCCCTACTTTTCACCCACTGTCACCTGCGCAA ATCTGGCCGTCCATTCCCAGCATGTCCAGAGGACAGCGAGGTCAGTAGCTGTACTAAAACCATGGATCCTGTGGCCTTCAACGCCTACACGGAATTCTTCACCCACGCCCACAGCATCTGTCGACACCTGCAGAGCGAGAGCTGGCAACACCAGGCTGAGAACACCATCCACAGGTGCAGTGGTAG GCTAACAGAGAGCTCAGCGGGGGTGGTGGAGCAATTGTCCTCTACCCAGCGTATGGCTGAGAGCCTAGTGGAGGCCCAGAGTGTCGCCCTCAAATCACAGGAGACGATCATACGCAACGGAGAGGAACTCAAACACACTCTCCACCATTCTACCCAAG GCATCAGAGCAGTATTTGATGAGATGAGACTGTCAGCCCAGGAGCAGCAGGTAGCATTCTCGGAGATCTTCAACCGTGTTGCTTTCCTCCAGAGTTTCATCATGTCAGAGTCTCACACCTTCACCAGTCTACTCTACAACTCACTGGGGTTCCTCGCTGCCTTCTTCCTCACCGCTACACAGCGGACTGCTCCAGCCAG GTTTGTTCTGTTTGGTCTGGTAGTGCTGAACGTGTACCTGGAGAGGATGCTCTGTAGAGCTGTGCTAGACTCCTCTGAACCAGGCTACCAGCAGATG GAACAAATCAGCCTGTTGGTGAGCCTCCTCAGAAGGGCCATGGTCCTAGTGGGTCTATTGGCTCTGGTCTACGTTGCTGTACGGTATCGTAACGTCACCAAAGAGAGCCTGGAGATTCTCACCCAACTCAAAGAGACTCGTACAAGTCTTGAGCTGGCCCTGCAGAAAGCGG AGTGTCTCTCTGAGGCGGTGGACAGGAGGAGCAGTGGAGCAAGAGGTCGAAGGTCAGAACAACAACCCAGTAGAAGGAGGGAGAATAAGGAAGAAAACAATAGCACTTCAGATTTCACATCAGAGAAACCCTACATGACTCACACCTATGATG GCTGGCAGTATGACAGCAGTTACAGCacccctggaggagaggagacctcGACCCCGAACCAGTGTACCCTACCCAGACCTCAGCGTCGCTCCTCTGTCTCTAGACGTGCTCCGTCCTCCCCTTTGGTCTACAGTATACAGGTGGAGGATAAGCAG ACACGCTACAATCTGAGGAACCGGAGGTCTTCCGTGTCAGgcctggggacagagagacagacagagggactgaCACAAACCGACTGA
- the LOC106572929 gene encoding uncharacterized protein isoform X2, whose amino-acid sequence MWTLCLLCVCLSRSSCRDAETAVNVAAEGRAELRRVRNLAAQPRYGECWSNALENIDARCRDFTVDIQSRIALLFTHCHLRKSGRPFPACPEDSEVSSCTKTMDPVAFNAYTEFFTHAHSICRHLQSESWQHQAENTIHRLTESSAGVVEQLSSTQRMAESLVEAQSVALKSQETIIRNGEELKHTLHHSTQGIRAVFDEMRLSAQEQQVAFSEIFNRVAFLQSFIMSESHTFTSLLYNSLGFLAAFFLTATQRTAPARFVLFGLVVLNVYLERMLCRAVLDSSEPGYQQMEQISLLVSLLRRAMVLVGLLALVYVAVRYRNVTKESLEILTQLKETRTSLELALQKAECLSEAVDRRSSGARGRRSEQQPSRRRENKEENNSTSDFTSEKPYMTHTYDGWQYDSSYSTPGGEETSTPNQCTLPRPQRRSSVSRRAPSSPLVYSIQVEDKQTRYNLRNRRSSVSGLGTERQTEGLTQTD is encoded by the exons ATGTGGACTTTGTGTCTTCTCTGCGTCTGTTTATCACGGTCGTCGTGCCGTGACGCAGAAACAGCTGTTAACGTTGCGGCTGAAGGCAGAGCAGAGCTGCGGAGGGTTCGGAATCTTGCGGCCCAACCGCGCTATGGTGAATGTTGGTCTAATGCGCTGGAGAACATCGACGCGCGTTGCAGAGACTTCACAGTTGACATACAGAGTAGGATTGCCCTACTTTTCACCCACTGTCACCTGCGCAA ATCTGGCCGTCCATTCCCAGCATGTCCAGAGGACAGCGAGGTCAGTAGCTGTACTAAAACCATGGATCCTGTGGCCTTCAACGCCTACACGGAATTCTTCACCCACGCCCACAGCATCTGTCGACACCTGCAGAGCGAGAGCTGGCAACACCAGGCTGAGAACACCATCCACAG GCTAACAGAGAGCTCAGCGGGGGTGGTGGAGCAATTGTCCTCTACCCAGCGTATGGCTGAGAGCCTAGTGGAGGCCCAGAGTGTCGCCCTCAAATCACAGGAGACGATCATACGCAACGGAGAGGAACTCAAACACACTCTCCACCATTCTACCCAAG GCATCAGAGCAGTATTTGATGAGATGAGACTGTCAGCCCAGGAGCAGCAGGTAGCATTCTCGGAGATCTTCAACCGTGTTGCTTTCCTCCAGAGTTTCATCATGTCAGAGTCTCACACCTTCACCAGTCTACTCTACAACTCACTGGGGTTCCTCGCTGCCTTCTTCCTCACCGCTACACAGCGGACTGCTCCAGCCAG GTTTGTTCTGTTTGGTCTGGTAGTGCTGAACGTGTACCTGGAGAGGATGCTCTGTAGAGCTGTGCTAGACTCCTCTGAACCAGGCTACCAGCAGATG GAACAAATCAGCCTGTTGGTGAGCCTCCTCAGAAGGGCCATGGTCCTAGTGGGTCTATTGGCTCTGGTCTACGTTGCTGTACGGTATCGTAACGTCACCAAAGAGAGCCTGGAGATTCTCACCCAACTCAAAGAGACTCGTACAAGTCTTGAGCTGGCCCTGCAGAAAGCGG AGTGTCTCTCTGAGGCGGTGGACAGGAGGAGCAGTGGAGCAAGAGGTCGAAGGTCAGAACAACAACCCAGTAGAAGGAGGGAGAATAAGGAAGAAAACAATAGCACTTCAGATTTCACATCAGAGAAACCCTACATGACTCACACCTATGATG GCTGGCAGTATGACAGCAGTTACAGCacccctggaggagaggagacctcGACCCCGAACCAGTGTACCCTACCCAGACCTCAGCGTCGCTCCTCTGTCTCTAGACGTGCTCCGTCCTCCCCTTTGGTCTACAGTATACAGGTGGAGGATAAGCAG ACACGCTACAATCTGAGGAACCGGAGGTCTTCCGTGTCAGgcctggggacagagagacagacagagggactgaCACAAACCGACTGA
- the LOC106572929 gene encoding uncharacterized protein isoform X3, with amino-acid sequence MAESLVEAQSVALKSQETIIRNGEELKHTLHHSTQGIRAVFDEMRLSAQEQQVAFSEIFNRVAFLQSFIMSESHTFTSLLYNSLGFLAAFFLTATQRTAPARFVLFGLVVLNVYLERMLCRAVLDSSEPGYQQMEQISLLVSLLRRAMVLVGLLALVYVAVRYRNVTKESLEILTQLKETRTSLELALQKAECLSEAVDRRSSGARGRRSEQQPSRRRENKEENNSTSDFTSEKPYMTHTYDGWQYDSSYSTPGGEETSTPNQCTLPRPQRRSSVSRRAPSSPLVYSIQVEDKQTRYNLRNRRSSVSGLGTERQTEGLTQTD; translated from the exons ATGGCTGAGAGCCTAGTGGAGGCCCAGAGTGTCGCCCTCAAATCACAGGAGACGATCATACGCAACGGAGAGGAACTCAAACACACTCTCCACCATTCTACCCAAG GCATCAGAGCAGTATTTGATGAGATGAGACTGTCAGCCCAGGAGCAGCAGGTAGCATTCTCGGAGATCTTCAACCGTGTTGCTTTCCTCCAGAGTTTCATCATGTCAGAGTCTCACACCTTCACCAGTCTACTCTACAACTCACTGGGGTTCCTCGCTGCCTTCTTCCTCACCGCTACACAGCGGACTGCTCCAGCCAG GTTTGTTCTGTTTGGTCTGGTAGTGCTGAACGTGTACCTGGAGAGGATGCTCTGTAGAGCTGTGCTAGACTCCTCTGAACCAGGCTACCAGCAGATG GAACAAATCAGCCTGTTGGTGAGCCTCCTCAGAAGGGCCATGGTCCTAGTGGGTCTATTGGCTCTGGTCTACGTTGCTGTACGGTATCGTAACGTCACCAAAGAGAGCCTGGAGATTCTCACCCAACTCAAAGAGACTCGTACAAGTCTTGAGCTGGCCCTGCAGAAAGCGG AGTGTCTCTCTGAGGCGGTGGACAGGAGGAGCAGTGGAGCAAGAGGTCGAAGGTCAGAACAACAACCCAGTAGAAGGAGGGAGAATAAGGAAGAAAACAATAGCACTTCAGATTTCACATCAGAGAAACCCTACATGACTCACACCTATGATG GCTGGCAGTATGACAGCAGTTACAGCacccctggaggagaggagacctcGACCCCGAACCAGTGTACCCTACCCAGACCTCAGCGTCGCTCCTCTGTCTCTAGACGTGCTCCGTCCTCCCCTTTGGTCTACAGTATACAGGTGGAGGATAAGCAG ACACGCTACAATCTGAGGAACCGGAGGTCTTCCGTGTCAGgcctggggacagagagacagacagagggactgaCACAAACCGACTGA